A genomic segment from Athene noctua unplaced genomic scaffold, bAthNoc1.hap1.1 HAP1_HAP1_scaffold_34, whole genome shotgun sequence encodes:
- the LOC141974182 gene encoding olfactory receptor 14A16-like, translating to MSNGSSVTGFLLLAFADRRELQLLHFWLFLGISLAALLGNGLIITAIACDHRLHTPMYFFLLNLSLLDLGSLSTTLPKAMANSLWDNRHISYLGCAAQVFFLVFFISAEFSLLTIMAYDRYVAICNPLHYGTLLGSRACAHMAAAAWGSGFLYALLHTASTFSLPLCKGNTLGQFFCEIPQILKLSCSHPYLREVGLILVSVCLLSGCFVFIVVSYVQIFRAVLRIPSEQGRHKAFSTCLPHLAVVSLFLSTSFFAHLKPRSLSSPALDLVVSFLYSVLPPAVNPLIYSMRNQELRDALRKVFSWTFCSSDKQPISLHK from the coding sequence atgtccaacggcagctccgtcaccgggttcctcctcctggcattcgcagacagacgggagctgcagctcctgcacttctggctcttcctgggcatctccctggctgccctcctgggcaacggcctcatcatcaccgccatcgcctgtgaccaccgcctgcacacccccatgtacttcttcctcctcaacctctccctcctcgacctgggctccctctccaccactctccccaaagccatggccaactccctctgggacaacaggcacatctcctacctCGGATGTGCTGCCCAGGtctttttcttggtctttttcatttcagcagagttttctctcctcaccatcatggcctacgaccgctacgttgccatctgcaaccccctgcactacgggaccctcctgggcagcagagcttgtgcccacatggcagcagctgcctggggctctgggTTTCTCTATGCTCTCCTGCACACAGccagcacattttcactgccactctgcaaaggcaacaccctgggccagttcttctgtgaaatcccccagatcctcaagctctcctgctcacacccctacctcagggaagttgggcttatcttGGTTAGTGTCTGTTTACTTtctgggtgttttgtgttcattgtggtgtcctatgtgcagatcttcagggccgtgctgaggatcccctctgagcagggacggcacaaagccttttccacgtgcctccctcacctggccgtggtctccctgttTCTCAGCACTTCATTTTTTGCCCATCTGAAGCCCcgttccctctcctccccagccctggacctggtggtgtcatttctgtactcggttcTGCCTCCAGCTGTGAACCCCTTAAtttacagcatgaggaaccaggagctcAGGGATGCCTTGAGGAAGGTGTTTTCATGGACATTTTGCAGCAGTGACAAGCAGCCCATCTCTCTCCACAAATGA